The sequence TGTCACATATAACGGAAACATGTTTGTTGCTGCAGGTGCATATACCGTGGCTTTGCCATACGGCGGCCCTCTAACTTACGGTAAATGCGTGATAATGACATCACCGGACGGAAACAATTGGCAACTGCAGGATGCAGGGTATAATGCCGATCTTAAAGGTATAACATGGAGCGGAAAAAAATTTGCTGTCGCAGGTACGAATATCATATTATCTTCAGAAAACGGAATCACGTGGAATGCCGTTGAAGTTAATGCCATTCTTCATGACATTGCTTTTGGCAACGGAATATTTGCAGCCGTCGGTTATGACGGCGTTATCATGTCTTCTGTGGATGGAGAACATTGGGAAACAAAAGTTGAAGCTTTGCGTTATGATTTGACTAATATAGTGTGGTACGATAACAAATTTATTGCCATTGGTTCAGGCAGTACACCCTCCATAGTTGTATCCGGGGACGGAAAAACGAGGGTTGCAAGAGGTCCAAAAGATGCCTCTTACAAGTGTGACTCCTCTTTGCATAACGTGGAATGGCGAAAAACTGGTTGCAGCCGGCTACGACAGTACTATTCTGACCGCCGTGCCAAAGGATATAGTTAAAGTGAAGGTGAATGACAGACCCATAGTATTTGATGTGGCGCCAATAATCGGTGAAGGAAGAACACTGGTGCCTCTCAGGCACATCTTCGAAGCCCTGGGAGCAGAAGTAAAATGGGATGCATCAACCAGAACAGTAACCGGAATCAAAGGTTCGGACAAGATTATACTGAAAATTGACAGCAAAGAAGCCCTTGTAAACGGTGAAACAAAAGAGCTGGATGTACCTGCAACTATAGTAAACGGAAGGACACTTGTACCTGTAAGGTCTATTTCGGAAAGCTTGGGCGCCGAAGTTTCATGGGATGATAATTCAAAAACCGTCATAATTAAAACAAACTTCTAATGAAAGCAACACTATTATTCATACTTTGCTTTTAGCATCAGACGCCTTTGCTGACAATAAATTTATAAAAACCAACCGCTTCAGATAACTCTTTCATTGCAAGGTTTTAGGACCTATTTTCGTCTCGAAAATACTATATTAACACACAGTGATAATGATATAATTAAAATAGCACATGTTTTTTTATTTACACAATTTTTGTTTTTATTTTTCCATAATTTATGGAGTTGGGGAGGGTAGTTTTAATGGGTCAAAAACATTTTAAAAGAAGTCTGTTGTCTGTATTAACAATTTCAGCCCTGATTATCTCCTGCCTTTTCAGTTTTATTTTCGTTAACGCAGATGACACTTCTGAAGAACCCGCTTTGGAAGGCCTGTCTATACACTATATGGACGGCACACTGGACGTAAAATATCAGAGCATGCGTCCTTACATAATTATTCATAACAACAGCGGCATGGATGTGGACATGGCCGACCTTAGGGTAAGGTATTACTACGAAAAAGAGGGTGTTACCGAAGAAGTCCTTACATGCTTTTATACAGCAATAGGTGCGGACAAAATATTTGCCGAATTTCATCCCGAGCTGGGATACGCTGAAATCGGCTTTACCAGTGATGCCGGAATTATAAAAAGCGGTGGCAACAGCGGGCAGCTGCAGCTGGTACTGAAAAAAATATCGAACGGTTACTACGACCAAAGCAATGATTATTCTTATGACCCAAGTTACACTGATTATGCAGAATATGATAAAATAACACTCTATTACAAAGGTAAACTGGTATGGGGAAAAGAAGGACCTCCTCCGCCACCGGAACCGACACCTCCGCCAAACAACGACGACTGGCTTCATGTGGAGGGAAATCTAATCAAGGATGCCCAGGGAAATACCGTTTATCTTACAGGAATCAACTGGTTTGGATTTGAAACTGACGGAGCAAACGGTTTTTACGGCCTTAACAAATGCAACCTTGAGGATTCTCTTGATTTAATGGCAAAATTAGGTTTTAATATTCTCAGAATCCCCATCAGTGCTGAAATTATTCTGCAATGGAAAAACGGCGAACGTGTAGAAACTTCCTTTGTAAACACCTATGAAAACCCGCGTCTTGACGGCCTCAGCAGTCTTGAAATACTGGACTATACAATAAATCACATGAAGAAAAACGGTATGAAAGCCATGCTTGACATGCACAGTTCAACCAAGGACTCATACCAGGAAAACCTCTGGTATAACAAGGATATAACCATGGAAGAATTTATCGAAGCCTGGAAATGGATTGTCGAAAGATACAAAGACGATGATACGGTCATTGCAGTGGATCTCAAAAATGAACCTCATGGAAAGTACTCCGGTCCGAATATCGCCAAATGGGATGATTCGGATGATCCAAACAACTGGAAAAGGGCGGCGGAAATCATTGCCGAAGAAATTCTTGCAATCAATCCAAATCTTTTAATCGTCGTAGAGGGTGTTGAGGCATACCCGATGGAAGGGTATGATTACACCAACTGCGGTGAGTTTACCACATACTGTAACTGGTGGGGCGGAAATTTAAGAGGAGTTGCCGACCATCCTGTTGTCATATCCGCTCCGGACAAGCTCGTATATTCCGTACATGATTACGGACCGGACATCTATATGCAGCCGTGGTTTAAAAAAGATTTCGACATTAACACCCTTTATGAGGAATGCTGGTACCCAAACTGGTACTACATTGTCGAGCAAAATATTGCGCCTATGTTAATCGGCGAATGGGGAGGCAAGCTTATCAATGAAAACAACCGGAAGTGGCTTGAATGTTTGGCTACCTTTATTTCAGAAAAGAAACTGCATCATACCTTCTGGGCTTTTAATCCCAACTCAGCCGACACCGGCGGTCTAATGCTTGAGGATTGGAAAACCGTTGATGAGGAAAAATATGCAATAATTGAGCCCACATTGTGGAAGAAAGGTCTGGATCATGTAATACCGCTGGGAGGAATTACGGAGGATACCTTTAAATATGGTGACGTTAACGGTGATTTTGCCGTAAACTCCAACGACCTTACATTGATAAAACGCTACGTCCTTAAAAATATTGACGAATTCCCCTCTTCTCATGGATTGAAAGCTGCCGACGTGGACGGAGATGAAAAAATAACCTCCAGTGATGCTGCTCTTGTAAAAAGGTACGTTCTAAGAGCCATAACATCATTCCCGGTGGAAGAAAACCAAAATGAATAATTAGAAATAAATCATTAATCTAAAAAGCTGTGGAAAATGCAACTTCCACAGCTTTTTTTACTTATTTTTTATACGCATTATCAGGCTTCATTCAAAATTTTTTCAAATTGCACATTACTCTTTTTTATCACTGCTGTCTTTCGTTGATTTAACATTCTTTGGCCTGGAATAATAATATTGTATGGTCGCCAAAGCAATTGCCGAGACTATAGGCCAAAACCACGTATATTTGCCCTGTGTGCTTCCTGTCGAGTTCTTTTGGTCGTCCTCTGAAGAATCCGAAGAAGTATTGTCGGGATTTTCGACAATCACACATCTTGCGCCATCCGGTACGTTATCCACTTTCTCCAGCATCACATTGTCGAATGAAGCTTTTCCGGTATTCAAATTACCATATCCGCCCAAACCCAAAGACACTTTTATCGTCTCTACATTCTCACCAGTTTTAATATACAACTCAGTGTATTGCCATTCATCAACAGTACCTCTTATATCTTTTGAATATGTAGTAACTCCTTCCAAAGACAAGTTTGCTCCCAAAACATCGTTGCCCACATTTTCAGTTTTAATCCAGCCTGAAAGTTTGTAATATGAGTTCGGGCTGACCGTCACTTCCTGAAGATATCTTGCATCTCTTGCCTCTCTATTCTCAATAGTAACATAGTACTGCCCGCTTTGAGCACCTTCCTGCTCCACTTTAAACTCGACAACACCGTTCTGATAATTCCAAACCCATGTACTCCAGCCAAGAGGCATATTATTATCCACTTCTTCAAAAGACGGATTTTTTAATAAATTTTCCGCCGCAAATCCCCACTGACAAAGCAGCATACTAAACAGCAAAGCAGAAGCAACACAGACTGCCACTTTTTTTAACATTTAGATCCCAGCCTCCAAACAATATATTTTACAATATTTCATTCCGGCTATTTGATCATATTAGCCACTTGTTTTCCAAGTCTCACCGAATAATTTTGCCCTCTGTCCTCCGGATATATTTGGGCCATAGAAGCCAAATACAGGTTCTCCACAGGAGTGGCAATTTCCGGTAAAATCTTTGAATATTGCTGTACAATAACCGGTTGTGCGTAATCCGTCCTGTTGATATGAACCCGTTTTATCTTTGATTCATCCCAATTTGGGAACATGATTTTCAGGTATTTTACAAACTCCCTCTGAATTTCCTCGTCGGTTAGAGAATAAAACTCGTTCTTTTTGTCCAAATACCTTGAAAGATAGACAACATGTGACTTATAATCATTGTCGGCAACCAAGTTGGTATGTTCTATCAAAAGTACAAACGGAAAATCTTTTTCCGCAATCGTAACCCAATAGTAATCCGACAACTTCTCCGAAAGCTCCAGAATCATGCAAATATTAGCTTTGTACTTTACTTTTGAAAGCTTTTCACTATATTCTTCCGGAAGAGGAACATTCATTTTGCCGAAGATTTCCGGTGAAGTTGTAACAATAACCCGATCAAAATTATATACTTTTCCGTTACTATGGACATTCAGGGTTTTATCTTTTTGAGGTTCAATTCTGTCCACAGGGCTTGAGTAATGTATTTCCCCTCCGGCATCGATTATTCTTTCCACCAATTTGTCATATATAATCCCGAAACTGCCTTTCATATATCCCAGCAGTTCTTTATTGATATTTTTTCCTCTTGTGGAGCCCCTGAGTTTGAATTTGTTCCACAACCAGGTACCCGAAATTTTATCAGCGTCATAATCAAACTTCGAAACCAGCAGCGGCCCCCATACTTTTTCGTACACATCCTTGCCCGCGTTTTTGATTATCCAGTCCCTGGAGCTGATGTTTTCCAACTCCATCCAGTCTTTTAGAAACTTTGCCTTAAAGACAAGCAGCCCCATTCTTATCCTGTCGATAAACGAAAGCTCCTTAAAAAGAAGCAAATCTATCGGAGAAGTAAAAGGATAAAGCTTGCGGTTAATATATATGGCATTTTTTGGCTCAAGCCACATAAGCTCGGAAGACAGATTCAATTCTTC comes from Acetivibrio thermocellus ATCC 27405 and encodes:
- a CDS encoding WD40/YVTN/BNR-like repeat-containing protein; its protein translation is MASIAYGNNNYVIVKRDGKILTSSDGHEWKEKYFLQGGSFTSVTYNGNMFVAAGAYTVALPYGGPLTYGKCVIMTSPDGNNWQLQDAGYNADLKGITWSGKKFAVAGTNIILSSENGITWNAVEVNAILHDIAFGNGIFAAVGYDGVIMSSVDGEHWETKVEALRYDLTNIVWYDNKFIAIGSGSTPSIVVSGDGKTRVARGPKDASYKCDSSLHNVEWRKTGCSRLRQYYSDRRAKGYS
- a CDS encoding copper amine oxidase N-terminal domain-containing protein, translating into MKVNDRPIVFDVAPIIGEGRTLVPLRHIFEALGAEVKWDASTRTVTGIKGSDKIILKIDSKEALVNGETKELDVPATIVNGRTLVPVRSISESLGAEVSWDDNSKTVIIKTNF
- a CDS encoding cellulase family glycosylhydrolase, translating into MGQKHFKRSLLSVLTISALIISCLFSFIFVNADDTSEEPALEGLSIHYMDGTLDVKYQSMRPYIIIHNNSGMDVDMADLRVRYYYEKEGVTEEVLTCFYTAIGADKIFAEFHPELGYAEIGFTSDAGIIKSGGNSGQLQLVLKKISNGYYDQSNDYSYDPSYTDYAEYDKITLYYKGKLVWGKEGPPPPPEPTPPPNNDDWLHVEGNLIKDAQGNTVYLTGINWFGFETDGANGFYGLNKCNLEDSLDLMAKLGFNILRIPISAEIILQWKNGERVETSFVNTYENPRLDGLSSLEILDYTINHMKKNGMKAMLDMHSSTKDSYQENLWYNKDITMEEFIEAWKWIVERYKDDDTVIAVDLKNEPHGKYSGPNIAKWDDSDDPNNWKRAAEIIAEEILAINPNLLIVVEGVEAYPMEGYDYTNCGEFTTYCNWWGGNLRGVADHPVVISAPDKLVYSVHDYGPDIYMQPWFKKDFDINTLYEECWYPNWYYIVEQNIAPMLIGEWGGKLINENNRKWLECLATFISEKKLHHTFWAFNPNSADTGGLMLEDWKTVDEEKYAIIEPTLWKKGLDHVIPLGGITEDTFKYGDVNGDFAVNSNDLTLIKRYVLKNIDEFPSSHGLKAADVDGDEKITSSDAALVKRYVLRAITSFPVEENQNE
- a CDS encoding carbohydrate binding domain-containing protein, which produces MLKKVAVCVASALLFSMLLCQWGFAAENLLKNPSFEEVDNNMPLGWSTWVWNYQNGVVEFKVEQEGAQSGQYYVTIENREARDARYLQEVTVSPNSYYKLSGWIKTENVGNDVLGANLSLEGVTTYSKDIRGTVDEWQYTELYIKTGENVETIKVSLGLGGYGNLNTGKASFDNVMLEKVDNVPDGARCVIVENPDNTSSDSSEDDQKNSTGSTQGKYTWFWPIVSAIALATIQYYYSRPKNVKSTKDSSDKKE
- a CDS encoding NAD(P)/FAD-dependent oxidoreductase — encoded protein: MNICVVGAGATGLVAANELVKKGCKVSVFEAENQHGGLVRTVEVGNEKLEVFYHHIFTNDVEIIKLIEELNLSSELMWLEPKNAIYINRKLYPFTSPIDLLLFKELSFIDRIRMGLLVFKAKFLKDWMELENISSRDWIIKNAGKDVYEKVWGPLLVSKFDYDADKISGTWLWNKFKLRGSTRGKNINKELLGYMKGSFGIIYDKLVERIIDAGGEIHYSSPVDRIEPQKDKTLNVHSNGKVYNFDRVIVTTSPEIFGKMNVPLPEEYSEKLSKVKYKANICMILELSEKLSDYYWVTIAEKDFPFVLLIEHTNLVADNDYKSHVVYLSRYLDKKNEFYSLTDEEIQREFVKYLKIMFPNWDESKIKRVHINRTDYAQPVIVQQYSKILPEIATPVENLYLASMAQIYPEDRGQNYSVRLGKQVANMIK